A genomic segment from Pseudoduganella chitinolytica encodes:
- a CDS encoding ABC transporter ATP-binding protein encodes MLELANVRAGYGAINVLWDVSLQCAAGKLMTIVGPNGAGKTTLLRALMGLVPVSQGEIRLDGARIDGTPTWRMADAGIAMVPEGRMVFQAMTVEENLVMGAYARRHRPHVQERLAAAYAMFPRLAERRRQAAGSLSGGEAQMVALARALMADPRILVIDEPSLGLAPIVVAELFEVLARLKAEGRTIVLVEQNTAQAVAIADHVCLLQGGRVVLAQPAHEVRLEALHARYFGR; translated from the coding sequence ATGCTTGAACTGGCCAACGTACGCGCCGGCTATGGCGCCATCAACGTGTTGTGGGACGTGTCGCTGCAGTGCGCGGCCGGCAAGCTGATGACGATCGTCGGCCCGAACGGCGCGGGCAAGACCACGTTGCTGCGCGCGTTAATGGGCCTGGTGCCCGTCAGCCAGGGCGAAATCCGCCTGGACGGCGCCCGCATCGACGGCACGCCCACCTGGCGCATGGCCGATGCCGGCATCGCGATGGTGCCGGAAGGCCGCATGGTCTTCCAGGCGATGACGGTGGAGGAAAACCTGGTTATGGGCGCCTACGCGCGGCGCCACCGCCCGCACGTACAGGAACGGCTGGCCGCCGCGTACGCGATGTTCCCCCGCCTGGCCGAACGGCGCCGCCAGGCCGCCGGCTCGCTGTCCGGCGGCGAAGCGCAGATGGTCGCGCTGGCGCGCGCGCTGATGGCCGATCCGCGCATCCTCGTCATCGACGAGCCGTCGCTGGGCCTCGCCCCCATCGTCGTCGCCGAGCTGTTCGAAGTGCTGGCCCGGCTCAAGGCGGAGGGCCGCACCATCGTGCTGGTCGAGCAGAATACGGCACAGGCGGTGGCCATTGCCGATCACGTGTGCCTGTTGCAGGGGGGACGGGTGGTGCTGGCGCAGCCGGCGCACGAGGTGCGGCTGGAGGCGTTGCATGCGCGGTATTTTGGGCGGTAG
- a CDS encoding DUF6861 domain-containing protein produces MRRTYEDAGNQARIDIAHRVQRWSNQVGESLASVAAASMKIDTVRCMWAVRTALDDSQPRFVALLKERFAGIDFSMVIHLLHEMMKQVALYLGGGAVLGATAGGAVGALVGGVGAIPGAAMGAQAGLAIGTEILVWMGLGMLVMDMSRTVPDLCKLFAQGFASAWSAGELPDDAHEKRLRLMRQAADAFAEGEMLLVKAILTALVLYLSRGQVQNSMLVQNLSKSKLGPRFAEWVGQNRDKLMRHPGLQPKIASAQGAAEAGAPKATAAKPEAPKPAEAPPPKQGVAKSEYPCVQIGKPVNPNTGAKVLLGELDLDFTLPAPLPIVWQRTYSSAQRKVGWLGQGWALPISDTLQVSADEVVVMDAFDREITFSLPRVGESIYSPSEQITLVRTDDNTFELVDNNGLRTHFAILYGGGIARLTGWQDANSNHIRIEYDARQLPVRIDDSAGHSLALEFGQVRGDVRLLSVTLLPASPEQTAQTLVRYEYDDHGDLRRVRNRAGDVVRQFAYRHHIMVEHGQPDGLISRYEYDIEGPSGKVLRNWTNTGQWWQFEYRPHETVVIDQLGRKEQYRFDLRGRLIAQLDAAGGGTSYKLDGNGNLLQLKDPAGRTIRYRYDERSRVIRVERGERGTGIVYDGRFDKPALITDALGATTVLRYDNQGNLTSVTNALGQRTAYQYDDRGLPIKVTDARGGVKQLAYNRAGQLIAYTDCSGSTSNFSYDDEGRLVRATDPNGHASTYAYDALGRLQAVTHADNTTERYEYDHLGRLVAHIDPAGHRTAYQLDRDGKPLKRIDARGGVREYRYNTARRIAELINENGDVHRFVYDELDRLIEETSFDARLTRYRYDGSGLLVGKEELGCAPRTETTPIATTYVRDSLGQLIEKEIARVTGIAQAQQLRLRYAYDALGRMTQATNADATVTMAYDALGQLVSEQTEASGASTLLRHAYDELGNRVQTTLPDGRVLNNLYYGSGHLHQINLDGELITDIERDRAHRMVSRTQGALVSQFQYDPVGRLLSQTAGKPTAGEGAAPVIARKYEYDEVGNLVSIDDQRNGVTRYSYDPIGRILSAVQPNLSERFAFDPAHNLLDTTVASVGRVEGNRIRVYEDKRYDYDEHGNVVEKLIGKHTRMRFEWNGAHQMVKSIVARNSSDAAQTVRYVYDPFGRRIAKRDAFGLTRFVWDGDRLLCEQRGSHSRTHVYGGDAFVPLARIDSIPDADSALRVEVRHVHTDHLGTPRELTNSDGRVGWAALYRTWGNVLSVLETVPQASLADDHTNDVRSAQPIRFQGQYYDNESGLHYNRFRYYDPDIGRFVSVDPISLSGGPNAFAYAPNPISWSDALGLAPCRTGKGTPSLTSGDAASSSPNTTRSGVTRTNAADWRALRDHWEDVGYGEILSNDNLTAIAKGRTPRVDETWVRAFPEDAGLMGEKISMHHIGSTPVTVPLPATHHLDAHMPGGFRYNIGGPGSALPFYPRTSAKP; encoded by the coding sequence GTGCGCCGTACGTACGAAGACGCCGGCAACCAGGCCCGGATCGACATCGCGCACCGCGTGCAGCGCTGGTCGAACCAGGTCGGCGAGTCGCTGGCCAGCGTTGCCGCGGCCAGCATGAAGATCGACACGGTGCGCTGCATGTGGGCCGTCCGGACCGCGCTGGACGATTCGCAGCCGCGCTTTGTCGCGCTGCTCAAGGAGCGCTTCGCCGGCATCGATTTTTCGATGGTGATCCACCTGCTGCACGAGATGATGAAGCAGGTGGCGCTGTACCTGGGCGGCGGTGCCGTGCTGGGCGCCACGGCCGGTGGCGCCGTGGGTGCGCTGGTTGGCGGCGTGGGGGCCATTCCGGGTGCGGCGATGGGTGCGCAGGCGGGCCTGGCGATCGGCACCGAGATCCTCGTCTGGATGGGCCTGGGCATGCTGGTGATGGACATGAGCCGCACGGTGCCCGACCTGTGCAAGCTGTTCGCGCAAGGCTTCGCCAGTGCCTGGAGCGCCGGCGAACTGCCGGACGATGCCCATGAGAAGCGCCTGCGGCTGATGCGCCAGGCCGCCGATGCGTTCGCCGAAGGCGAGATGCTGCTCGTCAAGGCCATCCTGACGGCGCTGGTGCTGTACCTGTCGCGCGGCCAGGTTCAAAACTCGATGCTGGTGCAGAACCTGTCGAAGAGCAAGCTCGGCCCCCGCTTCGCCGAATGGGTGGGCCAGAACCGCGACAAGCTGATGCGGCACCCGGGCCTGCAGCCGAAAATCGCCAGCGCGCAGGGCGCCGCCGAGGCCGGTGCGCCGAAAGCCACGGCCGCCAAGCCGGAGGCGCCCAAGCCGGCCGAGGCGCCGCCGCCCAAGCAGGGTGTGGCGAAAAGCGAATATCCCTGCGTGCAGATCGGCAAACCCGTCAACCCGAACACGGGCGCCAAGGTCCTGCTGGGCGAGCTGGACCTGGATTTCACCTTGCCGGCGCCGCTGCCGATCGTCTGGCAGCGCACCTACAGCTCCGCGCAGCGCAAGGTCGGCTGGCTGGGCCAAGGCTGGGCGCTGCCCATCAGCGATACGCTGCAGGTCAGCGCGGACGAAGTCGTCGTCATGGATGCGTTCGACCGCGAAATCACCTTCTCGCTGCCACGGGTGGGCGAATCGATCTATTCGCCATCCGAACAGATCACCCTGGTGCGCACGGACGACAACACGTTCGAGTTGGTCGACAACAACGGCCTGCGCACGCACTTCGCCATCCTGTACGGCGGCGGCATCGCCCGGCTGACCGGCTGGCAGGACGCCAACAGCAACCACATCCGCATCGAGTACGACGCCCGCCAGTTGCCGGTCCGCATCGACGACAGCGCCGGCCACAGCCTGGCGCTGGAATTCGGCCAGGTGCGTGGCGACGTGCGTCTGCTGTCCGTGACCTTGCTGCCGGCCTCGCCGGAGCAGACCGCGCAAACGCTGGTGCGCTACGAATACGACGACCACGGCGACCTGCGCCGCGTGCGCAACCGCGCCGGCGACGTGGTCCGTCAGTTCGCCTACCGCCACCACATCATGGTGGAGCACGGTCAGCCCGACGGCCTGATCTCCCGCTACGAATACGATATCGAAGGCCCCAGCGGCAAAGTGCTGCGCAACTGGACCAACACGGGCCAGTGGTGGCAGTTCGAATACCGGCCGCACGAAACGGTCGTCATCGACCAGCTGGGCCGCAAGGAGCAGTACCGCTTCGACCTGCGCGGCCGCCTGATCGCGCAACTGGATGCGGCCGGCGGCGGCACGAGCTACAAGCTGGATGGCAACGGCAACCTGCTGCAATTGAAGGACCCGGCCGGGCGCACGATCCGCTACCGCTACGACGAGCGCAGCCGCGTGATCCGCGTCGAACGGGGCGAGCGCGGCACGGGCATCGTCTACGACGGCCGGTTCGACAAGCCGGCCCTGATCACCGATGCACTGGGCGCGACAACGGTACTGCGCTACGACAACCAGGGCAACCTCACCAGCGTGACAAACGCGCTGGGCCAGCGCACGGCGTACCAGTACGACGACCGTGGTTTGCCTATCAAAGTGACGGATGCACGCGGCGGCGTCAAGCAACTGGCGTACAACCGCGCCGGCCAGTTGATCGCGTACACGGACTGCTCGGGCAGCACCAGTAACTTCAGCTACGACGACGAAGGCCGCCTGGTCCGCGCGACCGATCCAAATGGGCACGCCAGCACGTATGCGTACGATGCCCTGGGCCGCCTGCAAGCGGTCACGCACGCCGACAACACCACGGAGCGTTACGAATACGACCACCTGGGCCGCCTGGTCGCGCACATCGACCCCGCCGGCCACCGCACCGCCTACCAGCTCGACCGCGACGGCAAGCCATTAAAACGCATCGACGCGCGCGGTGGCGTGCGTGAATACCGCTACAACACGGCGCGCCGCATCGCCGAGCTGATCAACGAAAACGGCGACGTCCACCGCTTCGTCTACGACGAGCTGGACCGGCTGATCGAGGAGACCAGCTTCGATGCCCGGCTGACGCGTTATCGCTACGACGGCAGCGGCCTGCTGGTCGGCAAGGAAGAGCTGGGCTGCGCACCGCGCACCGAAACCACCCCGATCGCGACCACCTACGTGCGCGACAGCCTGGGCCAGCTGATCGAAAAGGAAATCGCGCGCGTGACGGGTATCGCACAGGCCCAGCAGCTGCGCCTGCGCTACGCGTACGACGCACTGGGCAGGATGACGCAGGCGACGAATGCGGATGCGACCGTCACGATGGCGTACGACGCGCTGGGCCAGCTGGTGTCGGAGCAGACGGAAGCGTCCGGTGCCAGCACGCTGCTGCGTCACGCCTACGACGAGCTGGGCAACCGCGTGCAGACGACCTTGCCGGACGGGCGCGTGCTGAACAACCTGTACTACGGCTCGGGGCACCTGCACCAGATCAACCTGGATGGCGAACTCATTACCGATATCGAGCGGGATCGCGCGCACCGGATGGTCAGCCGCACGCAGGGGGCGCTGGTCAGCCAGTTCCAGTACGATCCCGTCGGCCGTCTGCTGTCGCAAACTGCCGGCAAGCCTACTGCCGGTGAGGGCGCGGCGCCTGTTATCGCGCGCAAGTACGAGTACGATGAGGTCGGCAATCTCGTGTCGATCGACGACCAGCGCAACGGCGTTACGCGCTACAGCTACGATCCGATCGGGCGCATCCTGTCGGCCGTGCAGCCGAACCTGTCGGAGCGCTTCGCTTTCGATCCGGCGCACAATCTGCTCGATACCACCGTCGCGTCGGTTGGCCGTGTCGAGGGCAATCGCATCCGGGTCTACGAAGACAAGCGGTATGACTACGACGAGCATGGCAATGTCGTCGAGAAGCTGATCGGCAAGCATACCCGGATGCGCTTTGAGTGGAATGGCGCGCATCAGATGGTCAAGAGCATTGTGGCGCGGAACTCGTCCGATGCCGCGCAGACGGTTCGTTATGTCTATGATCCCTTCGGGCGGCGGATTGCGAAGCGGGATGCGTTTGGGCTGACGCGGTTTGTTTGGGATGGCGATCGCCTGCTCTGCGAACAGCGCGGCAGTCACTCGCGCACCCACGTTTACGGTGGGGATGCATTTGTGCCGCTAGCTCGCATCGATTCCATACCGGATGCTGATTCGGCCTTACGAGTCGAAGTTCGACATGTGCACACAGATCATCTGGGCACGCCTCGCGAGCTGACGAATTCCGATGGTAGGGTTGGCTGGGCTGCTCTGTATCGGACCTGGGGAAATGTTTTAAGCGTACTAGAGACAGTTCCACAAGCTTCCCTAGCGGACGATCACACCAATGACGTAAGATCAGCGCAGCCGATTCGTTTCCAAGGACAGTATTACGACAACGAAAGCGGGCTACATTACAACCGATTTCGTTACTATGACCCGGACATTGGTCGCTTCGTCTCAGTCGACCCGATCAGCTTGTCGGGCGGGCCAAACGCTTTCGCTTATGCTCCCAACCCGATCAGCTGGAGCGATGCTCTTGGTCTGGCTCCATGCCGAACGGGTAAAGGGACCCCCTCGCTGACCAGTGGGGATGCTGCGTCAAGTTCGCCGAATACGACGCGCTCGGGGGTGACGCGAACTAATGCTGCCGACTGGCGTGCCCTACGCGACCACTGGGAGGACGTCGGTTACGGAGAGATATTGAGTAACGATAACCTGACCGCCATCGCAAAGGGCCGAACCCCAAGGGTCGACGAAACATGGGTGCGAGCTTTTCCTGAAGATGCTGGTCTGATGGGCGAAAAGATATCGATGCATCATATTGGCAGCACGCCGGTAACAGTACCATTACCGGCGACGCACCATTTAGATGCGCATATGCCGGGTGGGTTTCGATACAATATTGGCGGACCAGGTTCTGCGCTACCATTTTACCCAAGAACGTCTGCTAAACCATGA
- a CDS encoding ABC transporter ATP-binding protein has product MLELDNVTVRFGALAAVDGVSLRIAADDVLGLVGPNGAGKTTLFNAISGLVRPAAGSIRLDGKDIGRIPLFRRARLGLGRTFQIPQPLHQLTVRENLVVAQRFGTGRVDETRIAEVLDFTGLAGKAGRDAATGLALTELKALEVAKALATNPRLLLLDEVLAGLETTAKRHFMGMLRDLHARFGVGIVIIEHDIETIGDLCRRVAVLDAGRLIADGTPDAVFRDPAVMRSYLGTGAAHA; this is encoded by the coding sequence ATGCTTGAACTGGACAACGTCACGGTGCGTTTCGGCGCCCTGGCCGCGGTGGACGGCGTCAGCCTGCGCATCGCGGCGGACGACGTGCTGGGCCTGGTCGGGCCGAACGGCGCCGGCAAGACCACGCTGTTCAACGCCATTTCTGGCCTGGTGCGACCGGCCGCTGGCAGCATCCGCCTGGACGGCAAGGACATCGGGCGGATACCGCTGTTCCGGCGCGCCCGGCTAGGGCTGGGCCGCACGTTCCAGATCCCGCAGCCGCTGCACCAGCTGACGGTGCGCGAGAACCTCGTGGTGGCGCAGCGCTTCGGCACCGGCCGGGTGGACGAAACCCGGATCGCCGAGGTGCTCGACTTCACGGGCCTCGCGGGCAAGGCCGGACGCGATGCGGCAACCGGCCTTGCGCTGACGGAGCTGAAGGCGCTGGAAGTGGCCAAGGCGCTGGCGACGAACCCGCGCCTGCTGCTGCTGGACGAAGTGCTGGCCGGGCTGGAGACGACGGCGAAGCGCCATTTCATGGGCATGCTGCGCGACCTGCACGCGCGCTTCGGCGTGGGCATCGTCATCATCGAGCACGACATCGAAACGATCGGCGACCTGTGCCGCCGCGTGGCGGTGCTCGATGCGGGCCGCCTGATCGCGGACGGCACGCCGGACGCCGTGTTCCGCGACCCGGCCGTCATGCGCAGCTACCTGGGCACGGGGGCCGCGCATGCTTGA